The Vibrio aerogenes nucleotide sequence TTGCCATATCATGTTCAGTTTTCTCTGCCAAACTAAAGCGCCACAGTGGAAAGTCGCGATCAATCATTTGGTACATAGCTTCAACATCACTATGTAAATCCATTTTGGTTGGCAAGACTTCAAAAGCTATTGAAAGCTCATATGCTTGCCCATCAATACAATATTTGAGCGGCAGCCGCAGCCAGCCAATATTATTTCCGGTATTAATACTTCCGGTGATTCTAGCTGGGCCCCGACCTTTCTCTGGACTAAAGAGAAAACTCTCATTCACAGCCTTTAACTTATGGGTGATTTCAGCGAAATCAACAGGTTGACCCGACGTAAAGATCCACTCAAAGTGATACTGTTTATTATCAAAAAATATCGGCTTTGGTAATTTCAATATTTCACAGAAAGAAGCCGATGATAAAGGATAGGGAATACCGCTTAATTCAGGATCGGCAATGAGTGACAAAGCAGGTTCAAAACATATCGGAGCACTTTGCAGCGCGCCGCCACGACGCTTCACGACCTGCTCATGAATGCGTTGACTTTTTTCGATACGAGAACACCATATCGACAGTTCAAAATGCTCAGTTTTGAGGTAAATATGTCTCGCCATAAAACCCTGCCTGTTCTAAGGCCAAAACGAAGTGAAGCCAGATTGATTAAATTTATTTATCATCCATTGCAACTTTTTCTGGCTCCGACAAGGGGCAAGAACTGGCTGTGCCGACTGATCAGCCATCGACTTACGATAAACATCCGGACGCGTGTTATCCCAAATTAAGGGGAGATGAGAAGCTAAAACCGACATCAGCGTATCCAAAAGCGTCTCGCTTGATGACAACGACGACAATTTGTCGTGGTCACCGTCGATACGAGGCAAAACTTTGCACATCAAGAAATCATCCCAAACGGCCTGCAAGTCAACATCGGTTTCAGGTTGTGCACAAATAACACTAATTAACAGTTCATTCAAAGCACGATAAGCTAATTCGAATTGTGTCCCTTTTAATACTTCGTTCACATCCTTAAGAAACGCGATCGTTAAATGTCCATCAGTATCACAGTCAGGTAAATTATCTGTTTCACTCTTCGCATCTGAAAAAGTCGGATAAGAGAAAATTTCAGGTTCAGTTTCAGGCTCAAAAAACTCATCAAAATGGTTAGGAAAAAACTCTTCAAAATCAAAACTCAGAGCCCGATCAATCACTTTACGCGAAAAGCCATGGGTGGTTTCATCCATATTGACCGTGCCTGCGACCATGAGATTGAATGGAATACTAATACCGTAATCACAGAAACGCCGCCATAAAACGTCGTATTCATTCCCGGCTAAATTTAGCTTCTCTCTTAATTTTTGTTTACCATCCTTTGGTAACTCTCTGATCACGGTTGGCTTCAATAACGGATCACAACGATAAGAAAACGTGTCGTCATTCCATTCCCATTTTCGAGTTTCAATCACTGATAAGTAGTCAGCAAAATACTGTTCAACCGGCGCTAAATTCATTTCATCTAGACACAACCAAAAGGGACGAACCCCTTTCAACTGCGACTCAACACCAGAAGTAGCATCGGTTTGCATTTGAAGACCGGCATGACTAATTTCCTGCCATGCTTTGACGATAAATGCTAATAATTCGGTTGAAACGTACTCTTCCTTCCCTGTGATTCTCGACGTATACCCCAACAAATCCGTCGGATCGTGCCAATCAGGTCTCACAGAGATTTGGCAAAAGGTGTCTTGTAGTTCTCCTTTAGGGTTGCTACGAAGAGCCTGCTGACGAACGAATCGCGTTTTCCCAGTACCAGAAATACCTGCAAGCAAAAGGAAAGGCTTAGATAAGGGAAATGACGGTACAGTCACGATAGGATTCTCCGTTGGTTGAGAAAAAAGAATTCTCTCTTGGTCATATCCTTTTTCTT carries:
- a CDS encoding MrcB family domain-containing protein, which encodes MLKELFEEITQGWNQATKEQFTGHPLARTFRQDLEDQISQIASEYNPSYIVKASVGAGNWANVPWISILDPDITTTTQDGIYPVYLFKADGSGIYLSLIQGTTNPTKRLGKSAAEARAKDIKEMLLQKLTGLKSWGIETISLNATTSLGKSYEQPSIIAKYYDAKAIPNDELLKKDLLELFDFYRVIKEKGYDQERILFSQPTENPIVTVPSFPLSKPFLLLAGISGTGKTRFVRQQALRSNPKGELQDTFCQISVRPDWHDPTDLLGYTSRITGKEEYVSTELLAFIVKAWQEISHAGLQMQTDATSGVESQLKGVRPFWLCLDEMNLAPVEQYFADYLSVIETRKWEWNDDTFSYRCDPLLKPTVIRELPKDGKQKLREKLNLAGNEYDVLWRRFCDYGISIPFNLMVAGTVNMDETTHGFSRKVIDRALSFDFEEFFPNHFDEFFEPETEPEIFSYPTFSDAKSETDNLPDCDTDGHLTIAFLKDVNEVLKGTQFELAYRALNELLISVICAQPETDVDLQAVWDDFLMCKVLPRIDGDHDKLSSLSSSETLLDTLMSVLASHLPLIWDNTRPDVYRKSMADQSAQPVLAPCRSQKKLQWMINKFNQSGFTSFWP